A genomic window from Pseudomonas marvdashtae includes:
- the hemL gene encoding glutamate-1-semialdehyde 2,1-aminomutase has translation MSRSETLFANAQKHIPGGVNSPVRAFKSVGGTPLFFKHAEGAYVTDEDDKRYVDYVGSWGPMILGHSHPDVLDAVRKQLQHGLSYGAPTAMETEMADLVCSIVPSMEMVRMVSSGTEATMSAIRLARGYTGRDSIIKFEGCYHGHSDSLLVKAGSGALTQGVPSSAGVPAAFAKHTLTLPFNDLEEVEKMLGEVGQEVACIIVEPVAGNMNCVPPAPGFLEGLRSLCDQHGVVLIFDEVMTGFRVALGGAQAHYGVTPDLSTFGKIIGGGMPVGCFGGKRAIMECIAPLGPVYQAGTLSGNPLAMAAGLTTLRLISRPGFHAELTDFTTRLLDGLQVRADAAGIPFVTTQAGGMFGLYFSGADDIVTFDDVMASDADRFKRFFHLMLDGGVYLAPSAFEAGFTSIAHGEAELKITLDAAERAFAALK, from the coding sequence ATGTCCCGTTCCGAAACCTTGTTTGCCAATGCTCAAAAACACATCCCCGGCGGCGTGAATTCCCCGGTTCGTGCATTCAAGAGCGTCGGCGGCACCCCGCTGTTCTTCAAGCACGCCGAAGGTGCGTACGTCACCGACGAAGACGACAAGCGCTACGTGGATTACGTAGGTTCGTGGGGGCCGATGATCCTGGGCCACAGCCATCCGGACGTCCTCGATGCGGTGCGCAAGCAGCTGCAACACGGCCTGTCCTACGGCGCCCCGACCGCGATGGAAACCGAGATGGCCGACCTCGTCTGTTCTATCGTGCCGTCGATGGAAATGGTGCGCATGGTCAGCTCCGGCACCGAGGCGACCATGAGTGCGATCCGCCTGGCGCGCGGCTACACCGGCCGCGACAGCATCATCAAATTCGAAGGCTGCTACCACGGCCATTCCGACAGCTTGCTGGTGAAGGCCGGTTCCGGCGCGCTGACCCAAGGCGTGCCGAGCTCTGCGGGCGTGCCGGCGGCGTTCGCCAAGCACACGCTGACGCTGCCTTTCAACGACCTGGAAGAAGTCGAGAAAATGCTCGGCGAGGTTGGCCAGGAAGTGGCTTGCATTATCGTCGAACCGGTGGCCGGCAACATGAACTGCGTACCGCCGGCGCCAGGTTTCCTCGAAGGCCTGCGCAGCCTGTGCGACCAGCACGGCGTGGTGTTGATTTTCGACGAAGTGATGACCGGTTTCCGCGTTGCCCTCGGCGGCGCCCAGGCCCATTACGGCGTCACGCCGGACTTGAGCACCTTCGGCAAGATCATCGGCGGCGGCATGCCAGTGGGCTGCTTCGGCGGCAAGCGCGCGATCATGGAATGCATCGCCCCGCTGGGGCCGGTATACCAGGCCGGCACGCTGTCGGGCAATCCGCTGGCTATGGCCGCCGGCCTGACCACCTTGCGCCTGATCAGCCGCCCGGGCTTCCACGCCGAGCTGACCGACTTCACCACTCGCCTGCTCGATGGCTTGCAAGTGCGCGCCGATGCGGCAGGGATTCCGTTCGTCACCACCCAGGCCGGCGGCATGTTCGGCCTGTATTTCAGTGGCGCCGATGACATCGTGACCTTCGACGACGTGATGGCCAGCGACGCCGACCGATTCAAGCGCTTCTTCCACTTGATGCTCGACGGCGGCGTCTATCTGGCGCCAAGCGCCTTCGAAGCCGGCTTCACCTCCATCGCCCATGGTGAAGCGGAGTTGAAGATCACCCTTGATGCGGCCGAACGGGCCTTTGCTGCGCTGAAGTAA
- the thiE gene encoding thiamine phosphate synthase yields MKLRGLYAVTDSQLLAGRFLAYVEAALEGGVRLLQYRDKSSDEARRLREAEALRNLCERYKTQLIINDDAELAARLGVGVHLGQTDGPLAPVRALLGHKAIVGSTCHASLELAEQAVREGASYVAFGRFFNSNTKPGAPAANLELLEQARIKLHIPLCAIGGITLENAAPLVAHGVDLLAVVHGLFGADSTAEVTRRARAFNALLQTK; encoded by the coding sequence ATGAAACTACGTGGCCTTTATGCCGTGACCGACAGCCAGTTGCTGGCCGGCAGGTTCCTCGCTTATGTAGAAGCCGCGCTGGAAGGTGGCGTGAGGCTGCTGCAATACCGCGACAAAAGCAGCGACGAAGCCCGGCGTCTGCGAGAAGCCGAAGCGCTGCGCAACTTGTGCGAGCGCTACAAGACCCAACTGATCATCAACGACGACGCCGAACTGGCCGCGCGCCTGGGCGTCGGCGTACACCTGGGCCAGACCGATGGCCCACTGGCGCCGGTGCGGGCGTTGCTCGGGCACAAGGCGATTGTCGGCTCCACCTGTCACGCCAGCCTGGAGCTGGCTGAACAGGCCGTCCGCGAAGGCGCCAGCTACGTTGCGTTCGGGCGTTTCTTCAATTCCAACACCAAGCCCGGGGCGCCTGCCGCAAACCTTGAACTGCTCGAACAGGCTCGCATCAAACTGCATATACCGCTGTGCGCCATTGGCGGCATTACCCTGGAAAATGCCGCCCCGCTGGTGGCTCACGGGGTCGATCTGCTCGCGGTGGTCCACGGCCTGTTCGGCGCCGACAGCACTGCTGAAGTGACACGCCGCGCCCGCGCCTTCAACGCCTTGCTGCAAACCAAATAG